Proteins from a single region of Deinococcus aquaedulcis:
- a CDS encoding YraN family protein yields MKGAEAEARAAAHLQALGRTVLAQNYRIRGGEIDLVTREPGGTLVFTEVRHRAAADHGSAAESVTPRKLALMHRAALSYLLRECGRDDLPCRLEVLTIDGPAQSGVLRVWPVE; encoded by the coding sequence ATGAAAGGCGCCGAGGCCGAGGCCCGGGCGGCGGCCCACCTGCAGGCCCTGGGCCGCACGGTGCTGGCCCAGAACTACCGCATCAGGGGCGGCGAGATTGATCTGGTCACCCGCGAGCCGGGCGGCACCCTGGTCTTCACCGAGGTTCGCCACCGCGCCGCCGCCGACCACGGCAGCGCCGCCGAAAGTGTCACCCCCCGCAAGCTGGCCCTGATGCACCGCGCCGCCCTGAGTTACCTGCTGCGCGAGTGTGGGCGCGACGATCTGCCCTGCCGCCTGGAGGTCCTCACCATTGACGGGCCGGCGCAGAGCGGGGTGTTGCGGGTCTGGCCAGTGGAGTGA